A region of the Oceanihabitans sp. IOP_32 genome:
ACAACACTAACAATTTTGGGGTCACAAACAGCTCGCTTTCTTTATTGACATTGGGACTATAAACAATGCATTCTCGATAATCCTTTTTTGTTTGAGAATAATATTCTTTTACAGCATCAATTAAATCTTTTATCGATTTTATTTCAACTGAATTTCCAACTAAACCTTTCTGGTTTGAAACAACAAAATCAAACCTATTTACACACTTTAAATTAAAGCTTGTAAAGGCTTTATTTTGATTGACTAGCTCGTTCTTTTCATTAAAAAACTTTAATAATTTTTCTTTTTTCATTCGTTTTGTTTTTTGATTTGAATCTAAATTACAACCGTAATTCCAAATCTCAAAAAACATTAATCTCAGTTTGATATATCAAAATTGAACTAATGAATTTGGAGGCTATTTAATATTATTTTGCTACTTCTTTAAGAAATATTGATACTGTAATTATTATATAATCAAATTTATTTGATTATCAGAAATTTTCACTCCCTTGGGCTCAGAATCAAGCCAACACCTTCCATAAATTTGAATATCATGAACGTTTAGCTTTTGTAAGTAGTTTTCTTGTACTAAAATAAATTCATTTCTATCTAAGGTATTTATCGCATGCTTAATTATGCAAGTATTATAATTTCCGACAGTAACATGAACACCTTTGCCTCCATAATTTGTTAGTCTAAAATCAGAAATGCTGATTCTAAAACCATATCCGTTTTCTGAGATCAGCAACAAAATTGACTCCTTTAGATTATTAATAGAAACCAATCCTTGTACATTATCTTCTTTGCTAATAAAACTTATTACACGATTTCCGTATGCATTTTTTTTCAAAAATTTAAGCTTTGATAGTTCAAATCTTATCGCTCTATCATTTGTGAAAACCATAAGTTGATTGTTCTGATTTGGGATTTTTTTAACAGCTTTTAGTTTATCTTTATTGTAGAGCTTAATTGCAATTTTATTAGTTAATGTTTCTTTGACGAACTCTACTAAATAAATCTTTTTTACAAAACCACCTACTGTAGCTAAAATTAGATATTCCTTATTTGGTTTAAAGGAATTAAAGAGTATTGTAGAAATAATATCAACATCTTTTTTAAGATTGAATAAATCAGTCAATGCAATTTCTTTGTTTTCTTTAAGTGCTTCTAATACATTTTCTGCATTTATAGAAAAGTATTTTCCATCTGACATAAAAAAAAGAATCTTATTATTTTTATTACTAAAAGGGATTTTTAAATAAAACTTAAATCCACCATTACATGTTTCAATATCTTCGACCAGACTTACAGTTCTATTTGATTTGATTATAACATGATAAGCTTTACTAAAATTAGATAATAATTTCTCTCCTATTTCTAATTGTTTACCTAAGCTAATGAGCGAACTTGAAATTATTGTAATTTTATTATCACTATCTTTCATTTTCTGATTTTAATTTTAAATCGACTAAAATAGTTTCAAATTTTGATTTCGTTGTACTAAAATAATAATCAAAATCAGTTATTTTATTAATTTTGTGGTAAACTCGAGATTCTTTTAAACTATTAAGATTTTTCTCTATCTCTTCACGCTTTATAATAAGTATGTGTAAAACAGATTTTAACTTCTTTAATTCATCTATTGTTTCTCCTTGTGAAGTAAAGATTCCTTTCTCTAAATCCTTTAATATTTCTGAAACCTTTTTAAAATCATTTTTTTCATAAGCCTCCCTTAAATTATAGAATATTTTTTCCGCCATTACTTTTTGTGCTTCAGTTACTTTATCAGGATGACACAATAAAGAAGCTTTTCTGAACATCTTTTTTAACTCTATTTGTTTATGATATCCCAAAGAATACCTTTTAGGCTTTTCCAATGCTTTATTATACGAATAAGAAAAGTCTTTATACTCTTTTTGCGCTTCTTGATAAGAGTTTTGTTTTTCAACATTTTCTTTATCTTTATCTAATTCTTTTTTAGCTAAAAATCCTTTTAACAAAAGTATTTTTTTTATAATCTTTCCAAGATCTCTATTGTACCTATCATTAAAACCAGAAATGAGTTTCTCTATATCTGTCTTCTCACTCTCTAAAGTAGCAATTTGAAACTCAAGGCCTCTTATTTCTAATTTTAATGCAGAAATATATGGGTCATGAAAAATAGTGACTTTTTTATAATTAGCAATAATCGCTTGTATTTTATATAATGCTTCTCTATAATTTTTACTATCACATAAACTTATAACTTGAGTTATTGTATCGAGACCCTTATCATTAATACTATTATGAGCCAAAAGTTTTAATTTGCTTACTTGATATTTTATATCATCGTTATCCTCTATCTTAATTGCATTTCTAATGGCTCCGAGTCTCAGAATTACTTTTGCCCAATCAATAAATATCTCTTTAATTATACCTTTAGCTTTTTGCTTAATTTTATCAAACTCCTGATTAAAATCTAAAATAAGATTGTCATCTCCTTCAATAATCGTAATACTTTCGTGGTTTGATTTTGCTTTTTTTGTCCAATTATACGAGCCAAAGATTAAAATCTTATTATCAATTATACAAAACTTATTATGCATTAAAGGTGCATACGCAAAATTATCACCTACCCAATAAAACTCTCCTCCACGTCTTTTAATTTCTGTAAATTTAATATTAGAGTTAAAATTTATGTCATTATTAGCAAGAAGCAACTCCACTTTCACACCTTCATCTAATTTTTGTAAAAGAATATCAAAGAGCTTCCCACCAGTAAACCAAGCTACTGCAATTTTAATGCTTACTTGACTCCTTTTCAGTTGAAATTCAATTTGGGTATGGATTTTTTCAAAAAAAGCTTGTGTTTTCATGTTCTAAATTATTCTTGGATTAATAGCATCGGTTTCTTCCAACATTACAATTTCATTATGAAACACCATAACAGTCCTATTCTGCTCTAAAGCTTTCAATAATTTTTTAGCTAATAACAAAACATGTTCTTTAAAATCCTTTTCACTTAAAGGAAATTTAGGATAATTAATAAACTCTAACATCACACTAGGTTCAACTTGTCCGCTCAATACAATATCACAATTAGAAATAGCAGCACTTAAATAAACATTTTTTATCTGTATTAACTGTTCCTGTTCTTGCTGCAAGGCTTTAATAACATCTTGCTTGGTAAGCAAATTTTGGGTGTAGCCTTTTTGTAAACCAATTACAAAACTTGCTGTAAACTTTTGTGATATTGTACTTGTCATGATTTTTAATTTTTACTCTATTCCTACATTTCAATTCAATGCTTTAACAAAGCCTCAAGTAAAATGGTATCTAAATCAGTTTTAAACTTGAATAAATAAGCTTTCACCTATTTTTATTTGTAAGACATTAATATCAATTTTAATTTTCTAGCCAATATTTAAGTGAATTTAAATGTCTTTTTATCATAATCAAATTACGGTTATCTGTTTTTTTTAAATATTCCTCTCCTATTCCTTTAATTTTTTTATCATCAGGATATTCTGTAATAATCTCATATAAATTTGCTATTACTTTCCTGTCTATTTCCTGTTCTAATTGTTCCACAGATTTATTTTTGACTTGAATGTTCATAGCATCCATGCATTTCATAACTGTTTTATAATCAGAATCTTCATTTAAAGTTATATTGTCTCTGATTGTTATTCTATGGGATTTTAAGTTTTGAGTTTTTACTACTGAAAAGTTTTTCTTTGACTTTAATTTAAATTGACTAAATAACTTTTTTAAATACATAATTATTATTTTAAAGTTACATCAATAAACTAAGAAGGGAAGTTGCTCTTTATTTTGACAGACTGTCCACATCTTTTGACCACCGCGGACTCGCGTCTCGGTTGGTTTTTGAGCGTTTAAAACTCAAAATCTTGATGTATTTTAAGTAAAAATAAGAAAAAAAAGCTTAATACAAAAGTTAGAAGCTTATTGTTTTGAGATTTATGCCTACACAGGAATTAGTTAATTCAACCTAAACTTCACATCCTGCAACTCCAACTCATCCAAGAGTTCTTGACACACCCTAACTTTCTGCTTTCTACTTGGCATAGCCAACTTTATTTTTTCATTGATATCATAAATCAAAAAATTCAGCATTTGGTTTCCGGGGTGCATACTAATCAGCTCGCTTAAAGCTTTTATTTTCTGTTCGCTTAAATCTTTAATATCGACCTGTATAGATAGTTTTTTGGCATAATTCTCCATGACATCATGCAACAACTGGAAATTATTAAACTGTAATCTTGGATCGCTTTTCTTTCCAGTGTCTTTATTTACCCAGCCTTCGCGAACAAAAGTTTTTACAAACACGAAATTATTCTTCATTAAAAAATGACGAAACTTTAAATACTCTTCGCCAAAAATCCTGAATTCAAAACTATCGGTATAATCTTCAATGGTAAATAATGCCCAACCTTTACCCTGTTTACTTAC
Encoded here:
- a CDS encoding phospholipase D-like domain-containing protein; this translates as MKTQAFFEKIHTQIEFQLKRSQVSIKIAVAWFTGGKLFDILLQKLDEGVKVELLLANNDINFNSNIKFTEIKRRGGEFYWVGDNFAYAPLMHNKFCIIDNKILIFGSYNWTKKAKSNHESITIIEGDDNLILDFNQEFDKIKQKAKGIIKEIFIDWAKVILRLGAIRNAIKIEDNDDIKYQVSKLKLLAHNSINDKGLDTITQVISLCDSKNYREALYKIQAIIANYKKVTIFHDPYISALKLEIRGLEFQIATLESEKTDIEKLISGFNDRYNRDLGKIIKKILLLKGFLAKKELDKDKENVEKQNSYQEAQKEYKDFSYSYNKALEKPKRYSLGYHKQIELKKMFRKASLLCHPDKVTEAQKVMAEKIFYNLREAYEKNDFKKVSEILKDLEKGIFTSQGETIDELKKLKSVLHILIIKREEIEKNLNSLKESRVYHKINKITDFDYYFSTTKSKFETILVDLKLKSENER
- a CDS encoding DNA gyrase C-terminal beta-propeller domain-containing protein, giving the protein MKDSDNKITIISSSLISLGKQLEIGEKLLSNFSKAYHVIIKSNRTVSLVEDIETCNGGFKFYLKIPFSNKNNKILFFMSDGKYFSINAENVLEALKENKEIALTDLFNLKKDVDIISTILFNSFKPNKEYLILATVGGFVKKIYLVEFVKETLTNKIAIKLYNKDKLKAVKKIPNQNNQLMVFTNDRAIRFELSKLKFLKKNAYGNRVISFISKEDNVQGLVSINNLKESILLLISENGYGFRISISDFRLTNYGGKGVHVTVGNYNTCIIKHAINTLDRNEFILVQENYLQKLNVHDIQIYGRCWLDSEPKGVKISDNQINLII